One window of Rasiella rasia genomic DNA carries:
- a CDS encoding T9SS type A sorting domain-containing protein codes for MKKIVLLFSCLFVTLISLGQGGDAMVPISWEYDIESSFVPIELPEIDFSLIRQQDSINDLDKSQPWRYGIQQEISVNLKTQGERTILDNGDKLWRIAFRSSNAVNLSVNFNKFYLPSGTHLQLYSGNHEDVSKAYTNRDNRVNQRAGTWYIEGEEIWIEYFEPAETTGIFKIEIESVIHGYRMGAISQFVEGTRGLNDSGACNYDVNCRVGDDFDGLKDNLKKSVALLNLGNGYLCSSVLVNNAEQDKTPYILTANHCLQNSNPDLWSARFNWVSPNPVCGKDENTEDLQNNFTMSGAILRANNAKSDFALVELSNEIPDTWDVAFAGWDNTDVAPIFEVGIHHPNGDIMKVCRDNTGATKENAQGTEVWLIGGLSEGTGNGWEIGTTESGSSGSPLFNQNGHVIGQLYAGLSSCNGEENNNEYDIYGRFGISWDAGTTPETRLHDWLDPLNSGATTVNTLSNILNVNDVEFVGDLQIYPNPANTFITVMNSKYPELSYGLYDVSGKKISSGSLHATANTIVVSDISEGIYFLHLVDEDSGNTITKRIVVKHS; via the coding sequence TTGAAGAAAATAGTACTCCTTTTTAGCTGTTTGTTTGTTACCCTCATATCACTTGGGCAGGGTGGCGATGCTATGGTTCCTATAAGTTGGGAGTACGATATAGAAAGCTCTTTTGTGCCAATAGAATTACCAGAAATAGACTTTTCTCTAATTAGACAACAAGATAGTATTAACGATCTAGACAAGTCTCAACCGTGGCGATATGGAATACAACAGGAAATTTCAGTAAACCTGAAAACCCAAGGAGAACGCACGATATTAGACAATGGTGATAAACTGTGGCGCATTGCATTTAGATCTTCAAATGCCGTAAATCTCAGTGTTAATTTTAATAAGTTTTATCTTCCTTCTGGCACACATCTACAATTATATAGCGGCAATCATGAAGATGTTTCAAAAGCGTATACAAATCGAGATAACAGAGTGAATCAACGTGCTGGCACTTGGTATATTGAAGGAGAGGAAATCTGGATAGAGTATTTTGAACCAGCTGAAACTACAGGTATTTTTAAAATAGAAATTGAAAGTGTAATACATGGTTATAGAATGGGGGCTATCTCTCAATTTGTAGAAGGTACACGAGGGCTTAACGATTCTGGTGCTTGTAATTACGATGTGAACTGTAGGGTGGGTGACGACTTTGATGGTCTTAAAGATAACTTGAAGAAATCTGTAGCACTTTTAAATTTAGGAAATGGGTATTTGTGTTCTTCTGTACTCGTTAATAATGCAGAACAAGACAAAACTCCGTATATACTTACCGCAAATCATTGTTTACAGAATAGCAATCCAGATTTATGGTCAGCTCGTTTTAATTGGGTGAGTCCAAATCCGGTATGTGGTAAAGATGAAAACACAGAAGACCTTCAAAATAACTTCACCATGAGCGGTGCGATTCTTCGAGCTAATAATGCAAAGTCAGATTTCGCATTAGTTGAACTATCAAATGAAATTCCAGACACATGGGATGTAGCTTTTGCAGGTTGGGACAATACAGATGTAGCACCCATTTTTGAGGTGGGTATACACCATCCAAATGGTGACATCATGAAAGTTTGTAGAGATAATACAGGTGCCACAAAAGAGAATGCGCAGGGCACCGAAGTCTGGCTTATTGGAGGTTTAAGTGAAGGTACTGGTAACGGCTGGGAAATAGGAACTACCGAAAGTGGCTCGTCAGGATCTCCGTTGTTTAACCAAAATGGCCATGTTATTGGGCAGCTGTATGCTGGTTTATCTTCTTGCAACGGCGAAGAAAATAATAACGAATATGATATTTACGGGCGTTTTGGAATTTCTTGGGACGCAGGAACTACCCCAGAAACACGACTTCACGACTGGTTAGACCCACTAAATTCTGGAGCAACAACCGTAAATACGCTTTCAAATATTCTGAACGTGAACGATGTAGAATTTGTGGGAGACTTGCAAATCTATCCGAACCCTGCAAATACTTTCATTACTGTTATGAATAGTAAATACCCAGAGTTGTCATATGGTCTGTATGATGTTTCAGGAAAGAAAATTAGCTCAGGCTCTTTACATGCTACCGCAAATACCATTGTTGTTTCTGATATTTCTGAAGGTATCTATTTCTTACACTTAGTAGATGAAGATAGTGGCAATACTATTACTAAACGTATTGTTGTAAAACATTCATAA
- the rlmN gene encoding 23S rRNA (adenine(2503)-C(2))-methyltransferase RlmN, whose amino-acid sequence MKKEGKKDIRALTKEQLRDFFTSIGQQPFRGNQIYEWLWSKGSHTFDDMTNISKETRALLKEHFVINHIKVDSLQKSNDGTIKNAVKLHDGLVVESVLIPTETRTTACVSSQVGCSLDCKFCATARLKRMRNLNPDEIYDQVVAIHRESMLYHDRPLSNIVFMGMGEPLMNYKNVLASIDKITSDEGLGMSPKRITVSTSGVPKMIKKLADDEVKFNLAVSLHSAIQEVREEIMPFAKQFTLDDLQESLEYWYAKTNRKITYEYVVWNGINDTPEAIQALVRFCGYVPCKVNIIEYNPIDDGDFQQASNAALDKYITALEKHRIPVTVRRSRGKDIDAACGQLANKQ is encoded by the coding sequence ATGAAGAAGGAAGGCAAAAAAGATATACGCGCACTTACCAAAGAACAACTTAGAGATTTTTTTACCTCTATTGGGCAACAGCCTTTTCGAGGAAACCAAATTTATGAATGGTTATGGAGTAAGGGTAGTCATACCTTTGATGATATGACCAATATCTCTAAAGAAACGCGCGCCCTGCTAAAGGAACATTTCGTTATTAACCATATTAAAGTAGATAGTCTTCAAAAGAGTAACGATGGTACCATAAAGAACGCAGTAAAACTACACGACGGACTCGTAGTGGAATCGGTGTTGATTCCTACGGAAACTAGAACTACGGCATGCGTATCGTCTCAAGTAGGATGTAGCTTAGATTGCAAGTTTTGCGCCACCGCGAGGTTGAAGCGAATGCGTAATTTAAATCCAGACGAAATATACGACCAGGTAGTAGCAATACATCGGGAGAGTATGTTGTATCATGATCGCCCCTTGTCTAATATCGTGTTTATGGGAATGGGCGAACCTCTTATGAACTATAAAAATGTTCTTGCTTCTATAGATAAAATAACGTCTGATGAAGGTTTAGGGATGTCGCCAAAACGTATTACCGTATCTACGTCTGGCGTCCCAAAAATGATTAAAAAGCTAGCCGACGATGAGGTTAAATTTAATCTTGCGGTTTCATTACATAGTGCTATTCAGGAAGTTCGCGAAGAGATTATGCCATTTGCAAAACAATTTACTTTAGACGATTTGCAAGAGTCGTTAGAATATTGGTACGCTAAAACTAATAGAAAGATAACCTATGAATATGTGGTTTGGAATGGAATTAATGACACGCCAGAAGCTATACAGGCATTAGTTAGATTCTGCGGGTATGTGCCGTGTAAGGTAAATATTATTGAATACAACCCTATAGACGACGGAGACTTTCAACAGGCTAGTAATGCTGCCTTAGACAAATACATTACGGCACTTGAAAAGCATAGAATTCCTGTAACTGTAAGAAGAAGTAGAGGGAAAGATATAGATGCAGCTTGTGGGCAGCTTGCAAATAAACAATAG
- the queA gene encoding tRNA preQ1(34) S-adenosylmethionine ribosyltransferase-isomerase QueA: MKLSNFSFNLPEELLAEYPAPNRDEARLMVLNRKEQTIEHKMFKDLIDYFEEDDILVLNNTKVFPARLYGNKEKTGARIEVFLLRELNPETRLWDVLVDPARKIRIGNKLYFGEDESLVAEVIDNTTSRGRTLRFLFDGSYEEFRNKLTELGETPLPKYIKREVEPEDADRYQTIFAKNEGAVAAPTAGLHFSRHLLKRLEINGVKFAEVTLHVGLGTFSPVEVEDLSKHKMDSEEIAIAKDAVATINEGIAKKKRICAVGTTVMRALESSVSSNATLNDYEGWTNKFIFPPYDFSIANMMVTNFHTPKSTLLMMVSAFAGHDFIKKAYAEAIKEKYRFYTYGDAMLII; this comes from the coding sequence ATGAAATTATCTAACTTCAGCTTTAACCTACCAGAAGAGTTACTTGCCGAATATCCTGCGCCAAATCGCGATGAGGCACGACTCATGGTTTTAAATCGAAAGGAGCAGACGATAGAGCATAAAATGTTTAAAGATTTAATAGATTATTTTGAAGAAGATGATATATTGGTGTTAAACAATACAAAGGTTTTTCCTGCTAGACTCTACGGAAATAAAGAGAAAACAGGAGCGCGTATCGAAGTGTTTTTATTACGTGAACTAAATCCTGAAACTCGTTTGTGGGATGTATTGGTAGATCCTGCACGTAAAATTAGAATCGGTAATAAATTATACTTTGGTGAAGACGAATCGTTAGTTGCCGAAGTTATAGATAATACAACAAGTCGTGGGCGTACCCTTCGATTTTTGTTCGATGGTTCTTATGAAGAATTTAGAAACAAACTTACAGAATTAGGAGAAACACCGCTTCCTAAGTATATTAAAAGAGAAGTAGAACCTGAAGACGCAGATAGATATCAAACTATTTTTGCCAAGAATGAAGGTGCTGTAGCGGCTCCTACCGCTGGATTACACTTTTCTAGACATTTACTAAAGCGCTTAGAGATTAACGGAGTAAAATTTGCAGAAGTTACCTTGCACGTAGGCTTAGGAACTTTTAGTCCGGTAGAAGTAGAAGATTTGTCTAAGCATAAAATGGATAGCGAAGAAATAGCAATTGCAAAAGATGCTGTTGCTACCATTAATGAAGGTATAGCAAAAAAGAAGCGTATTTGCGCTGTAGGAACTACAGTGATGCGTGCACTAGAAAGCTCTGTATCTTCTAATGCAACGTTAAATGATTACGAAGGGTGGACCAACAAATTTATTTTTCCGCCATACGACTTTAGTATTGCCAACATGATGGTAACTAACTTCCATACACCAAAATCTACTCTTTTAATGATGGTGTCGGCATTTGCTGGGCACGATTTTATCAAGAAGGCATACGCCGAAGCGATAAAAGAGAAGTACCGTTTCTATACATATGGAGACGCCATGCTTATCATCTAA
- a CDS encoding nucleotide pyrophosphohydrolase: protein MNLQHAQKAVDDWIQEHGVRYFNELTNMAQLTEEVGEVARIIARRYGEQSEKESDISKDLGEELADVVFVVLCLANQTGVDLQTAFDAKMKLKAKRDHDRHHGNEKLK, encoded by the coding sequence ATGAACTTACAACACGCCCAGAAAGCTGTAGATGATTGGATTCAAGAACATGGAGTTCGCTACTTCAACGAGCTTACCAATATGGCCCAACTAACTGAAGAAGTTGGTGAAGTGGCACGAATTATTGCAAGACGTTATGGTGAACAAAGTGAAAAGGAAAGCGATATAAGTAAAGACCTTGGTGAAGAATTAGCCGATGTTGTTTTTGTAGTACTTTGTTTGGCAAACCAAACAGGGGTAGATTTACAAACGGCTTTCGACGCCAAAATGAAACTTAAAGCCAAACGTGATCATGATAGGCATCACGGCAACGAAAAACTGAAATAA
- a CDS encoding 3-phosphoshikimate 1-carboxyvinyltransferase, whose translation MKVLLNASKQPAVPTTLAITGSKSETNRLLLLQALYPNLKIKNTSASDDSKVLTKALTIKSGTVDVHHAGTAMRFLTAYFTALPGSEVVLTGSERMQQRPIGVLVDALRKLGGSISYVKKEGYPPLKISGKNLQKNVTTLRADVSSQFISALLLMAPALPNGLSLSLLGTITSKPYLDMTLDLLAALDVAYRFEGNSITISHKPTIQDTTIVVESDWSSASYFYSAVALSDSLEITLTSYKAESLQGDGALNKLYKSLGVSTRFNSENESITLFKNNSVVATTYKADLSNTPDIAQTIAVTCFGLGIGCHLTGLHTLKIKETDRLLALQLELRKLGATVDISEDSIQLEATSAILSDVAIKTYNDHRMAMAFAPLAFKTSLTILDAEVVSKSFPTFWEDLQKVGISVQKEA comes from the coding sequence ATGAAAGTGCTATTAAACGCTTCTAAGCAGCCCGCTGTACCAACAACATTGGCAATTACAGGTTCTAAAAGTGAAACCAATAGGTTGTTGCTTTTACAAGCGTTGTATCCCAACCTGAAGATAAAAAACACCTCTGCTAGCGACGATAGTAAAGTTCTAACCAAGGCGCTTACTATAAAGAGTGGTACCGTAGATGTACATCATGCAGGAACAGCTATGCGTTTTTTAACAGCCTATTTTACTGCGTTACCAGGGTCTGAAGTAGTGCTAACAGGAAGTGAGCGTATGCAGCAGCGACCCATTGGCGTGCTCGTAGACGCGCTTAGAAAACTTGGGGGTTCTATTTCATATGTAAAAAAGGAAGGATACCCGCCGCTAAAAATTTCAGGTAAAAATCTTCAGAAAAATGTTACAACGTTACGTGCAGATGTAAGTAGCCAGTTTATTTCAGCCCTGCTTCTAATGGCACCTGCATTGCCAAACGGACTCTCACTTTCTTTGCTAGGCACCATTACTTCAAAACCATATTTAGATATGACGCTAGATTTGTTAGCTGCGTTAGATGTTGCGTATAGGTTTGAAGGTAACTCAATTACCATCTCGCATAAACCAACGATTCAAGATACAACCATTGTGGTAGAAAGTGACTGGAGCTCTGCCTCATACTTTTACAGTGCAGTGGCGCTTTCAGATAGCTTAGAAATTACTCTTACAAGTTATAAAGCCGAAAGTTTACAGGGTGATGGCGCATTAAATAAACTATACAAATCTCTTGGGGTGTCTACTCGTTTTAATTCTGAAAATGAAAGCATCACATTGTTTAAGAATAATAGTGTTGTTGCAACAACGTATAAAGCAGATTTGTCTAACACCCCCGATATCGCGCAAACTATTGCGGTAACATGCTTCGGTTTAGGTATTGGGTGTCATCTCACAGGGCTGCATACGCTAAAAATTAAAGAAACAGATCGGTTGCTAGCATTGCAGCTTGAACTGCGTAAATTGGGTGCAACAGTAGATATTTCCGAAGATAGCATACAACTTGAGGCTACTAGTGCTATACTTTCAGATGTAGCAATTAAAACCTATAACGACCATCGTATGGCTATGGCATTTGCTCCTTTAGCCTTTAAGACTTCACTTACTATTTTAGATGCCGAAGTAGTTTCAAAATCGTTTCCAACATTTTGGGAAGATCTTCAAAAAGTTGGTATTTCAGTACAAAAAGAAGCATAA